In Paenibacillus ihbetae, the following are encoded in one genomic region:
- a CDS encoding deoxyribonuclease IV, protein MKPKLRIGSHVSTRGGFLAAAQHALSLGSLSYQYFPKNPRSLHLKAPDLSNAAACAKFCREHHLVSIAHTPYPTNMATGFTRGEEHYRLTVDSLKNDLVIAEACGSLGIVVHFGHLKSENPLVGYQNIIQCLNDVLADWKGQTKLLIENQAGDHGPMGITLEECVKIRQLADYPEKIGFCLDTCHLYAAGGWDPTNTKELLARGRSLQYWDNLAAVHLNDSKYGAGSRKDRHARIGQGKIGMDALKQLALAPEIAGKALVLESEKGPDGTHREDIATVLSWS, encoded by the coding sequence ATGAAACCTAAACTGCGGATCGGAAGCCATGTCAGTACCCGGGGCGGATTTCTTGCCGCCGCCCAGCACGCCCTGTCCCTGGGTTCGCTGTCGTATCAATATTTCCCGAAAAACCCGCGCAGCCTGCACTTAAAAGCACCGGACCTTAGTAATGCCGCTGCTTGCGCAAAATTTTGCCGCGAGCATCATTTGGTCTCGATTGCTCATACGCCGTACCCGACAAACATGGCAACCGGGTTCACCCGCGGTGAAGAGCATTACAGGCTGACGGTGGATTCCCTCAAGAACGACCTGGTGATCGCAGAAGCCTGCGGCTCGCTTGGCATCGTCGTTCATTTCGGACACCTGAAAAGCGAAAACCCGCTCGTAGGTTATCAGAATATTATCCAATGCTTGAACGATGTTCTCGCGGATTGGAAAGGACAAACCAAGCTCCTGATTGAGAATCAGGCGGGCGATCATGGTCCGATGGGCATTACGCTGGAGGAGTGCGTGAAGATCAGGCAGCTTGCGGATTACCCTGAAAAAATCGGCTTTTGTCTCGATACCTGCCACTTGTACGCCGCAGGGGGCTGGGATCCAACCAATACGAAGGAGCTGCTTGCCAGAGGGCGATCGCTTCAATATTGGGACAATCTGGCTGCAGTTCATCTTAATGATTCAAAATATGGTGCCGGCTCCAGGAAAGACCGCCATGCCCGGATCGGTCAAGGGAAGATCGGGATGGACGCGCTGAAACAGCTGGCGCTGGCGCCTGAAATTGCCGGCAAGGCACTAGTTTTGGAAAGCGAAAAAGGACCGGACGGCACGCATCGCGAAGATATCGCCACCGTATTGTCCTGGTCTTAA
- a CDS encoding TIGR01457 family HAD-type hydrolase — protein sequence MEQPKGILIDLDGTLYHGKMRIEGADRLILRLKERGIPYLFVTNNSSRTPEQVAAHLRDMGIPALPEEVCTSSLAAAKHIAEKTPGARVAMLGEEGLRQALLGQGLHLVEESPQYVVQGIDRSFDYDALARAVRWIQEGAVSVLTNPDLLLPSDTGLMPGAGSLGAAVEAASGVKPLVIGKPSSILMTFAADRLGVRVEDIYVVGDNIRTDIAAGVHAGCKTVLVLTGITTDQNMQSHIEAAGVSPDYICRDLEEAARLLCP from the coding sequence ATGGAACAACCAAAAGGGATCCTGATTGATCTGGATGGGACCCTGTATCATGGAAAGATGCGAATCGAAGGTGCGGATCGCCTCATATTGCGTCTAAAGGAAAGAGGCATTCCGTACTTATTTGTAACGAATAACTCGTCAAGAACCCCGGAGCAAGTAGCTGCCCATCTTCGGGATATGGGTATACCGGCCTTGCCGGAGGAGGTCTGTACGTCGTCATTGGCGGCGGCGAAGCATATTGCGGAAAAGACGCCGGGGGCGAGAGTTGCGATGCTGGGTGAGGAAGGACTGCGACAGGCACTGCTCGGGCAAGGGCTTCACCTGGTCGAGGAGTCACCGCAGTATGTCGTTCAAGGAATCGACCGTTCGTTCGATTATGACGCGCTTGCCCGGGCTGTTCGCTGGATCCAGGAAGGTGCCGTGTCGGTATTGACCAACCCGGATTTGCTCCTTCCATCCGACACCGGGCTCATGCCGGGCGCCGGATCGCTAGGAGCGGCCGTAGAAGCGGCGTCCGGCGTGAAGCCGCTGGTCATCGGCAAGCCTTCATCGATTTTGATGACATTCGCTGCGGATCGTCTCGGGGTTCGGGTCGAAGATATTTACGTGGTTGGAGATAATATACGGACGGATATTGCTGCAGGCGTTCATGCCGGATGCAAAACGGTACTTGTCTTAACAGGAATTACGACGGATCAAAATATGCAATCGCATATCGAAGCAGCCGGCGTTTCTCCGGATTATATATGCCGGGATTTAGAAGAAGCGGCCCGGCTGCTGTGTCCGTAG
- a CDS encoding SAM-dependent methyltransferase, giving the protein MDEWNVNDDQEQQQDFHSKLVCTANHGFAPYAQEELRRMFGSLKSSMLIPGEVFLVTLARSAEEAVRGIRTQPPIFLRHLFPVNVELTASHAEEALNEAERYLLNREEIGKSRVALQIRKSEHSSWTDSPGALRDLLQSRLSALELEFIVQEPEWIISIFADEETWYLGVSRPEDNLSDWNGGAIRFQREEGQISRAKFKLLEAEKQFGIPFRSFRRALDIGAAPGGWTSFLLEQGLEVTAVDPARMHPSLEGNPMLRVIHKNAADVSFKEQEFDLLVCDMSWSPKQMARLVTGLLYSLQTGGTAVITVKLLTKKPMALIKEIIAIFEDARMQIQGAKQLFHNRDEITLYMIKY; this is encoded by the coding sequence TTGGACGAATGGAATGTGAATGATGATCAGGAGCAGCAGCAGGATTTCCACAGCAAGCTGGTGTGCACGGCGAATCACGGGTTCGCTCCCTATGCGCAGGAGGAGCTGCGCCGGATGTTCGGCAGCCTAAAAAGCTCCATGTTAATACCCGGTGAAGTGTTTCTCGTTACATTGGCAAGATCCGCAGAAGAGGCAGTGAGGGGGATTCGAACACAGCCCCCTATATTTCTGAGGCATCTGTTTCCCGTGAATGTCGAACTGACTGCCAGTCATGCGGAAGAAGCGCTGAACGAGGCGGAGCGGTATTTGCTGAATCGGGAGGAGATCGGCAAGAGCCGGGTTGCACTCCAAATCCGGAAGAGCGAACACAGCTCTTGGACGGATAGTCCGGGAGCATTACGCGATTTGCTGCAGAGCCGATTGTCGGCGCTGGAGCTGGAATTTATCGTGCAGGAACCGGAGTGGATCATTTCGATCTTTGCCGATGAGGAAACCTGGTACCTGGGCGTTTCGAGACCCGAGGACAATTTGTCCGACTGGAACGGCGGAGCCATACGATTCCAACGCGAGGAGGGTCAGATCTCCAGAGCGAAGTTCAAGCTTCTTGAAGCCGAAAAGCAGTTCGGGATTCCTTTCCGCAGCTTCCGTCGAGCCTTGGATATCGGTGCGGCCCCCGGCGGGTGGACATCGTTTTTACTGGAGCAGGGCTTGGAGGTAACGGCTGTGGATCCGGCGCGCATGCACCCGTCCTTGGAGGGGAACCCGATGCTTCGGGTCATTCATAAAAATGCGGCGGACGTATCGTTTAAGGAGCAGGAGTTCGATCTGCTGGTCTGCGATATGAGCTGGAGTCCGAAGCAAATGGCCAGATTGGTGACAGGCCTGCTGTACAGTCTTCAGACAGGCGGAACGGCGGTTATTACCGTCAAGCTCCTGACCAAGAAGCCAATGGCGCTTATTAAGGAGATCATCGCGATATTTGAGGATGCCCGGATGCAGATTCAGGGAGCGAAGCAGCTGTTCCACAACCGGGATGAAATTACGCTCTACATGATAAAGTATTAA
- a CDS encoding SAF domain-containing protein, translated as MPIIRRRSRKLIAAGLAGAAVMGAVGGGTMMYVLQDMKEKQSMERSKYERRITELEQSQLLQLNTMKTAWVPIKDIPPGSRIEAKDLKEVRLPADAAPMNLASLKDEVEGKGAKIGLLKGTPITRSMLFEEAPTPDDLRHREMKAVYLPSNLSKGDVVDIRVQFPTGQDYIVLSKKKIDKLQSPAFWTTLSEQEILLLSSALVDAYLHEATIYALTYVEPELQAKAIPTYPPNAEVAKLIASDPNIVQRAEKQLEAAVRKLLEEDLSRMNTEQQAHASEVHDAPAMAGTARSPDSWSPASSGQTAGVKGDESYPGGGSVEENDTRAERDVEAERILGGYGLEAPASTATEGAQDDELIFSAP; from the coding sequence ATGCCGATAATCAGACGGCGCAGCCGCAAGCTGATCGCAGCGGGACTGGCGGGAGCGGCTGTGATGGGGGCGGTAGGTGGCGGCACCATGATGTATGTTTTGCAAGATATGAAGGAGAAGCAGAGTATGGAGCGCTCCAAATACGAGCGGCGGATAACCGAGCTCGAACAGTCCCAGCTCCTGCAATTGAATACGATGAAGACGGCATGGGTTCCGATTAAGGATATCCCGCCCGGATCTCGGATTGAAGCGAAGGACCTAAAGGAGGTACGCCTTCCGGCTGATGCGGCACCAATGAATTTGGCTTCGCTTAAGGACGAGGTCGAAGGAAAGGGAGCCAAGATCGGACTGCTGAAAGGAACACCCATTACCCGATCGATGCTGTTCGAGGAGGCGCCGACGCCTGACGATCTCAGGCATCGCGAGATGAAAGCCGTGTACCTGCCAAGCAATTTAAGCAAAGGGGACGTTGTCGATATAAGGGTCCAATTCCCGACGGGTCAGGATTATATCGTTTTATCCAAAAAGAAAATTGATAAGCTGCAGAGTCCGGCCTTCTGGACGACCTTGAGCGAGCAAGAGATTCTTCTTCTATCGAGTGCGCTGGTGGATGCCTATTTGCACGAGGCTACCATTTACGCGCTGACTTACGTCGAGCCTGAGCTGCAGGCGAAGGCAATCCCGACCTATCCACCGAATGCGGAGGTGGCGAAGCTGATCGCAAGCGACCCGAATATTGTCCAGCGAGCTGAGAAGCAGCTGGAGGCAGCGGTCCGGAAATTACTGGAGGAGGATCTAAGCAGGATGAATACGGAACAACAGGCCCATGCGTCCGAAGTTCATGATGCTCCGGCTATGGCCGGAACGGCGAGGAGTCCGGATTCCTGGAGCCCTGCAAGCAGCGGGCAGACCGCTGGCGTTAAGGGCGACGAATCTTACCCAGGCGGCGGGAGCGTTGAGGAAAATGACACTCGCGCCGAGAGGGACGTTGAAGCCGAGCGGATTTTGGGAGGCTATGGACTGGAAGCTCCCGCATCGACAGCGACTGAAGGTGCTCAAGATGATGAGCTGATATTCTCCGCTCCGTAA
- a CDS encoding serine/threonine protein kinase yields MRHASRLVHGEVIGGRYAIDRVIGQGGMSCVYLAEDLKLPGKRWAVKESLSEPSMQRTVDEEARLLVRLSHPRLPRIVDFFRTEDTGCTYLVMDYIDGVTLEKYFRERRADVPPEFILSLADQLLEVLAYLHSHEPQVIFRDLKPSNIMLTKMLEVRLIDFGIARSYKQAGSEDTVKLGTVGFAAPEQYGGRQSDARSDLYGLGALLLYLATAGRFSEWITGVERHIRGDLPREMVPVIRKLLQYAPEQRYQSTDDVRKALSRQRNLAVMQEPRAGAAAGTLVAAVLGASPGVGTTHTCIALGHFLAVRYGKVAVVEMSAKANAFSRIQEIAEGRGGGAGRAFELNGIDFWRQTSRGEVIRVLGGSYEAVVLDLGAYRDSERLEEFLRADLPIVIGSGAEWRQHDVVTIARMLSRHPQPHRIYALPLAGADAVQRMKRALETERVVALPLQLDPFEMLEDSESIYASICQDFLPAAGRKRKFLFRKN; encoded by the coding sequence ATGAGGCATGCTTCGAGATTGGTACATGGTGAAGTGATTGGCGGACGTTATGCGATTGACCGCGTAATCGGCCAAGGAGGCATGAGCTGTGTGTATTTGGCGGAAGATTTGAAGCTCCCCGGTAAGCGGTGGGCGGTGAAGGAAAGCCTGTCGGAGCCGTCCATGCAGCGCACGGTCGATGAGGAGGCGCGGCTGCTGGTCAGGCTCAGCCACCCTCGTCTGCCGCGGATTGTCGATTTTTTTCGTACGGAAGACACCGGTTGCACTTATTTGGTGATGGATTATATTGACGGCGTGACCTTGGAGAAGTATTTCCGGGAACGGCGGGCGGATGTGCCGCCCGAGTTTATCTTGTCTCTTGCGGATCAGCTGCTGGAAGTATTGGCTTATTTGCACAGCCATGAGCCTCAGGTCATATTCAGAGACTTAAAGCCCTCGAACATTATGTTAACGAAGATGCTGGAGGTCCGATTAATAGACTTCGGGATCGCCCGCAGCTATAAGCAGGCCGGGAGCGAGGATACCGTTAAGCTCGGCACTGTCGGGTTCGCGGCACCGGAGCAGTATGGAGGGAGGCAAAGCGATGCGAGGTCAGACCTCTACGGTTTGGGAGCCTTGCTGCTGTACCTTGCGACTGCCGGCCGATTCAGTGAATGGATCACCGGCGTGGAGCGGCATATTCGGGGGGACTTGCCAAGAGAAATGGTGCCGGTGATCCGAAAGCTGCTGCAGTATGCGCCCGAGCAGCGGTACCAGTCGACGGACGACGTCCGCAAAGCTTTAAGCCGGCAACGCAATCTTGCCGTCATGCAGGAGCCCCGCGCGGGGGCTGCAGCCGGAACATTGGTGGCCGCGGTCCTCGGCGCGTCGCCCGGTGTCGGTACGACGCATACCTGCATCGCCCTCGGACATTTTCTGGCCGTGAGATACGGTAAAGTCGCAGTTGTAGAGATGAGCGCTAAAGCCAATGCGTTCAGCCGCATCCAGGAGATTGCGGAAGGGAGGGGAGGAGGAGCAGGGCGAGCATTTGAGCTGAACGGCATTGACTTCTGGCGACAAACCTCCAGAGGAGAAGTAATCCGCGTGCTCGGTGGGAGCTATGAGGCAGTCGTGCTGGATTTGGGAGCCTACCGAGATAGCGAGCGCCTGGAAGAGTTTCTACGCGCGGATTTGCCGATCGTCATCGGCTCCGGGGCGGAGTGGAGACAGCATGACGTGGTGACAATAGCCCGGATGCTGTCCAGGCATCCGCAGCCGCATCGGATATATGCACTGCCGCTGGCAGGCGCGGATGCCGTGCAACGGATGAAGCGGGCGCTCGAAACGGAGAGGGTGGTCGCGCTTCCGCTACAGCTGGACCCTTTTGAAATGCTGGAGGATAGCGAGTCTATATACGCCTCGATTTGTCAGGATTTTTTACCGGCAGCCGGACGGAAGCGCAAATTTCTTTTCCGCAAGAATTGA
- a CDS encoding ABC transporter ATP-binding protein: MIKMEHVSLTRGERQILHDVTLTISPGEHWVILGRNGSGKTTLLELLTGYQFPSSGRVEVLGNVYGHCDIREVRKEIGYISQSLLEKLTLHDPVWEVVATGAYAFLRFYQEIPAEVRAKAYALLEEMGFGHLAEQPLGTLSQGERKKVMLARALMHGPKLLILDEPCAGLDLYEREQMLAEIGRLGKRDVAVIYVTHHIEEIVPLFTHAALIKEGRLEGAGLKEEVLNSELIKQTYDIDARLEWESGRPWIKVISGG; this comes from the coding sequence ATGATCAAGATGGAGCATGTATCGCTGACTCGCGGAGAACGCCAAATCCTGCATGATGTTACGCTGACGATCAGCCCGGGAGAGCATTGGGTAATTCTGGGGAGGAACGGATCCGGAAAAACGACGCTCCTCGAGCTGCTGACAGGCTATCAATTCCCAAGCAGCGGCAGGGTTGAGGTGCTGGGGAATGTGTATGGTCATTGCGATATCAGGGAAGTGCGCAAGGAAATCGGCTATATCAGCCAATCGTTGCTGGAGAAGCTAACGCTGCATGATCCGGTATGGGAGGTTGTAGCCACGGGCGCGTATGCGTTTTTGCGGTTTTATCAGGAAATCCCGGCAGAGGTCCGCGCGAAGGCATACGCACTGCTGGAGGAGATGGGCTTCGGCCACCTGGCCGAGCAGCCGCTGGGCACCTTGTCCCAAGGGGAACGGAAGAAAGTGATGCTGGCACGCGCCTTAATGCATGGACCGAAGCTTTTGATTTTGGATGAGCCTTGTGCCGGCCTGGATCTGTACGAACGCGAACAGATGCTGGCGGAGATTGGCCGATTGGGGAAACGGGATGTCGCCGTCATTTATGTAACCCATCATATTGAGGAGATCGTCCCGCTGTTCACCCATGCAGCGCTAATTAAGGAAGGACGGCTTGAAGGAGCCGGCTTGAAAGAGGAAGTTTTGAACAGCGAACTTATTAAACAAACTTATGATATTGACGCCCGGCTGGAATGGGAAAGCGGTCGTCCCTGGATCAAAGTTATTTCTGGAGGTTAA
- the mutM gene encoding DNA-formamidopyrimidine glycosylase, whose protein sequence is MPELPEMENYRRLLTQTIVNLPITNVVVNREKSLNVTIEQFTEALTGSRVIFVERRGKHLVFHLNNGGRLLLHLMLGGMLYFGRKDEERPSRSTQVEITFGDHILYFIGLRLGYLHLLTARETDEALKHLGPELMDRRMNKARFVELIGKRRGALKSTMVNQQVVAGIGNCYADEIAFDARIHPLSKIQNLSAEALEQLYDSTVKVMTEAADGGGYMEMPFQAGDELTGAYNDRCKVYDREGEPCVRCGTPVIKTEHTGRKVFFCPNCQHET, encoded by the coding sequence ATGCCTGAACTGCCGGAAATGGAAAATTACCGAAGATTATTGACCCAGACGATCGTGAATCTTCCGATCACGAATGTCGTCGTGAACCGGGAGAAGTCGCTGAATGTAACGATAGAGCAATTTACGGAGGCCCTTACGGGAAGCAGGGTTATTTTTGTGGAACGTAGGGGCAAGCATCTCGTGTTTCACCTGAACAACGGTGGCCGACTGCTGCTGCATCTCATGCTGGGCGGCATGCTGTATTTCGGACGGAAGGATGAGGAACGCCCATCGCGTTCCACACAGGTTGAGATTACTTTCGGAGACCATATTTTATATTTCATCGGCCTTCGTTTAGGCTATTTGCATTTATTGACGGCAAGAGAAACCGATGAGGCGTTGAAACATCTTGGGCCGGAGCTGATGGATCGCCGGATGAACAAAGCTCGCTTCGTCGAGCTCATTGGCAAACGCCGGGGAGCGCTGAAGAGCACGATGGTTAACCAGCAGGTGGTGGCCGGAATCGGCAATTGCTATGCAGACGAGATCGCCTTCGATGCCCGGATTCATCCGCTCTCGAAAATTCAGAACCTGTCTGCGGAGGCGCTGGAACAGCTGTATGACAGTACAGTTAAGGTGATGACGGAAGCGGCCGACGGAGGGGGCTACATGGAAATGCCGTTTCAAGCCGGTGACGAGTTGACCGGAGCTTACAATGACCGTTGCAAGGTGTATGACCGTGAAGGAGAGCCCTGCGTCCGATGCGGGACTCCGGTTATAAAAACGGAGCATACCGGGCGGAAGGTATTCTTCTGTCCAAATTGCCAGCATGAAACCTAA
- a CDS encoding thioredoxin family protein: MKAVTERELLDRLEWLERLAGRKMEGEPVVVFFHTPLCGTCAAARKMIQIVEHIMPEVEILEADVNFLPTVVNRYRIRSVPALMTAGSTPGKEPEVLYRMGSVEDMLNFVRSVKS, from the coding sequence ATGAAGGCCGTGACGGAGCGGGAGTTGCTGGATCGGCTGGAATGGCTCGAGAGGCTTGCCGGCAGAAAAATGGAGGGCGAGCCGGTCGTAGTCTTTTTCCACACGCCTTTATGCGGTACGTGCGCGGCAGCCCGCAAAATGATCCAAATCGTGGAGCATATCATGCCGGAGGTGGAGATTCTGGAGGCGGATGTCAACTTTCTTCCTACTGTCGTAAACCGGTACCGGATTCGAAGCGTGCCTGCCTTAATGACGGCCGGGAGTACTCCGGGCAAGGAGCCTGAAGTATTGTACCGGATGGGATCGGTCGAGGATATGTTGAATTTTGTCAGGAGCGTGAAGTCATGA
- the rnz gene encoding ribonuclease Z: MELYFLGTNAGVPSLQRNVTSIALRLLEERRSLWLFDCGEGTQHQILKSPLKLSKLEKVFITHMHGDHVFGLPGLLSSRGAQGVTAPLAIYGPPGIKSFIETSLTISQSRVPYTMDIIEHTGGVIFEDKYFRVEAAGLDHRADSYGYRVVEKDLPGSLDPKRLEAYGLKPGPQYGKLKRGESVELGDGSWIHPADVLLAPKKGRVVTILGDTRPCPGVEVLAKDADVLVHEATFMEDLAELAHEYYHSTAKQAAEAAVRGGVKSLFLTHFSSRYKDVEHLQPLLQEAKEVFEHTRLAEDFGLYPVQRST, translated from the coding sequence ATGGAACTGTATTTTTTGGGAACCAATGCCGGCGTTCCTTCACTCCAGCGCAATGTTACGTCCATTGCCCTGCGTCTCCTGGAGGAACGCAGAAGCTTATGGCTGTTCGATTGCGGGGAAGGAACGCAGCATCAAATTTTGAAATCCCCTCTCAAGCTGTCCAAGCTTGAAAAGGTATTCATTACACACATGCATGGGGATCATGTCTTTGGACTGCCCGGATTGCTTTCGAGCCGCGGAGCACAGGGGGTAACCGCACCCCTTGCGATCTACGGTCCTCCGGGAATCAAATCCTTTATCGAAACGTCGCTGACGATCAGCCAATCCCGTGTGCCGTATACAATGGACATCATCGAGCACACCGGCGGCGTTATTTTTGAAGACAAGTACTTTCGCGTGGAGGCTGCCGGCCTTGATCACCGAGCGGACAGCTATGGCTACCGGGTCGTGGAGAAGGATTTGCCCGGAAGCCTTGATCCCAAACGGCTGGAGGCCTATGGATTGAAGCCTGGTCCGCAATACGGAAAGTTAAAGCGGGGGGAAAGCGTAGAGCTGGGTGACGGAAGCTGGATTCATCCCGCGGATGTGCTGCTTGCACCCAAGAAAGGCAGAGTCGTAACAATCCTCGGAGATACGCGTCCTTGCCCGGGAGTGGAAGTGCTCGCGAAAGATGCGGATGTCCTTGTCCATGAGGCGACCTTTATGGAGGACTTGGCCGAGCTCGCTCATGAATACTATCACAGCACGGCCAAGCAGGCGGCAGAAGCAGCGGTGCGGGGCGGCGTGAAGTCGCTATTCTTAACGCATTTCAGCTCCAGATATAAAGATGTGGAGCATTTACAGCCGCTGCTGCAAGAAGCGAAAGAGGTATTTGAGCATACGCGGCTCGCCGAGGATTTCGGTTTGTATCCCGTGCAGCGCAGCACATAA
- a CDS encoding cyclic-phosphate processing receiver domain-containing protein, which produces MRIHLYLDDWRPHPKGFALARNGEECLMMLRECEVDVLSLDYELGYDQMNGGDVVAAMVAEKLRAKEIYLHTSSPYGRRKMYEMLYEHMPEDVRVHNGPMPETLIREIAEGAR; this is translated from the coding sequence ATGAGGATCCATTTATATTTGGATGACTGGCGCCCGCATCCGAAAGGATTTGCATTGGCGCGAAACGGGGAAGAATGTCTGATGATGCTCCGTGAATGTGAAGTGGACGTACTGTCACTGGATTATGAGCTGGGATACGACCAGATGAACGGCGGTGACGTCGTGGCGGCCATGGTAGCCGAGAAGCTGCGCGCGAAGGAAATATACCTTCATACATCAAGCCCCTACGGCCGGCGCAAAATGTACGAAATGCTCTACGAGCATATGCCGGAGGATGTTCGTGTCCATAACGGACCGATGCCGGAAACCCTGATTCGCGAAATCGCGGAGGGTGCCAGATGA